Proteins from a genomic interval of Nocardioides jishulii:
- a CDS encoding MFS transporter, with protein sequence MNHPSPTESVASGVTPVTGSRATAVIVTLCFGSLAGALMQSLVIPIQSELPDLLNTSAANASWAITATLLAAGVSMPVTGRLADMYGKKRVMVASAAILVVASLLCAVATGLIPFLVGRALQGVAMGYIPVAISAVRELAPKEKQGTAVATVSATLGVGGALGLPLAAWIAQTFDWHALFYVSTGLAVVVLVLTALVVPTVNDTHPARIDFVGVVLMAIGLVSLLVGISKGSTWGWTDTTTWSCIVGGLLVLLVFGVFELRHHDPLVDLRTTARRPVLFTNLAAVLIGFGMMASSIVVPQLLQMDERTGYGLGQTILEAGLWMFPGGLMMLVFAPLSARLMTTIGARLTLSIGAVVIAVGYTFGAFMMDEPWKLMVSVLISSAGVGIGYASFPTLILDNVPVEEAGSSVGVNSLMRSMGTTIAGAAMAAVLTSRTMDMGGFAIPSESAFQTCFFIGAGAALAGALVALLIPRQQRPTSSSTTVGSPTRESEVVPA encoded by the coding sequence CCACCGAGTCAGTCGCTTCCGGCGTCACGCCGGTCACCGGATCCCGTGCCACCGCGGTCATCGTCACCCTCTGCTTCGGCAGCCTCGCGGGCGCGCTCATGCAGTCGCTGGTCATCCCGATCCAGAGCGAGCTGCCCGACCTGCTCAACACGTCGGCGGCCAACGCCTCGTGGGCCATCACCGCCACCCTGCTCGCCGCCGGCGTCTCGATGCCCGTGACCGGACGCCTGGCCGACATGTACGGCAAGAAGCGCGTGATGGTCGCCTCCGCCGCCATCCTGGTCGTCGCCTCGCTGCTCTGCGCCGTGGCCACCGGCCTCATCCCGTTCCTCGTCGGTCGCGCCCTCCAGGGCGTCGCCATGGGCTACATCCCCGTCGCCATCTCCGCCGTGCGTGAGCTCGCACCGAAGGAGAAGCAGGGCACGGCCGTGGCCACCGTCTCCGCCACGCTCGGCGTCGGTGGCGCGCTCGGCCTGCCGCTGGCTGCCTGGATCGCCCAGACCTTCGACTGGCACGCGCTCTTCTACGTCTCCACCGGGCTCGCCGTCGTCGTGCTCGTGCTGACCGCGCTCGTCGTCCCGACGGTCAACGACACCCACCCGGCCCGCATCGACTTCGTCGGCGTGGTGCTCATGGCGATCGGCCTCGTCTCCCTGCTGGTCGGCATCTCGAAGGGCTCCACCTGGGGCTGGACCGACACGACCACCTGGAGCTGCATCGTCGGCGGACTCCTCGTGCTGCTGGTCTTCGGCGTCTTCGAGCTGCGCCACCACGACCCGCTGGTCGACCTGCGTACGACCGCACGGCGCCCGGTGCTCTTCACCAACCTCGCCGCCGTGCTCATCGGCTTCGGCATGATGGCCTCCTCCATCGTCGTCCCGCAGCTGCTCCAGATGGACGAGCGCACCGGCTACGGCCTGGGTCAGACGATCCTCGAGGCCGGGCTGTGGATGTTCCCCGGCGGCCTGATGATGCTCGTCTTCGCCCCGCTCTCGGCCCGGCTGATGACGACGATCGGTGCCCGTCTGACCCTGTCGATCGGCGCGGTCGTGATCGCGGTCGGCTACACCTTCGGGGCGTTCATGATGGACGAGCCGTGGAAGCTGATGGTCAGCGTCCTCATCTCCTCGGCCGGCGTCGGCATCGGCTACGCCTCGTTCCCGACCCTGATCCTCGACAACGTCCCCGTCGAGGAGGCCGGATCGAGCGTGGGCGTCAACTCCCTGATGCGCTCGATGGGCACCACCATCGCCGGTGCCGCGATGGCCGCCGTGCTCACCAGCAGGACCATGGACATGGGCGGCTTCGCGATCCCGTCGGAGAGCGCCTTCCAGACCTGCTTCTTCATCGGCGCCGGCGCCGCCCTGGCCGGCGCGCTCGTCGCGCTCCTCATCCCGCGCCAGCAGCGGCCCACCTCGTCGAGCACGACCGTCGGCTCCCCGACCCGGGAGTCGGAAGTCGTACCCGCCTGA